One Pseudorhodoplanes sinuspersici DNA segment encodes these proteins:
- the gltA gene encoding citrate synthase has translation MDAKTDAKTAKVSIGDESWNLPIQDGTIGPSVIDIAKLYAQTGMFTYDPGFTSTASCESKITYIDGDEGILLYRGYPIEQLAEHGDFLETCYLLLFGELPTASQKADFDRRVTNHTMIHEQMSRFFQGFRRDAHPMAVMVGSVGALSAFYHDSTDISDPYQRLVASIRMIAKMPTLAAMAYKYTVGQPFVYPTNALDYSSNFMKMCFAVPCEEYKANPVMARAMDRIFILHADHEQNASTSTVRLAGSSGANPFACIAAGIACLWGPAHGGANEAALKMLAEIGSVDRIPEYVKRAKDKNDPFRLMGFGHRVYKNYDPRAKIMQKTCHEVLAEVGHGDDPLLQVAIELERIALSDEYFIEKKLYPNIDFYSGITLKAMGFPTSMFTVLFAVARTVGWIAQWKEMIEDPQQKIGRPRQLYTGATRRDYVPLSTRKA, from the coding sequence ATGGACGCGAAGACGGATGCCAAGACCGCAAAGGTCTCCATCGGCGACGAAAGCTGGAACCTCCCTATACAAGACGGGACCATCGGTCCCAGCGTGATCGACATCGCTAAGCTGTACGCACAAACCGGGATGTTCACTTACGATCCCGGCTTCACGTCGACTGCGAGCTGCGAATCGAAGATCACCTATATCGATGGTGACGAGGGTATCCTGCTTTACCGCGGCTATCCGATCGAACAGCTCGCCGAGCACGGCGACTTCCTCGAGACCTGCTATCTGCTGCTATTCGGTGAATTGCCGACCGCTTCGCAGAAGGCCGATTTCGACCGGCGTGTGACCAATCACACCATGATTCACGAGCAGATGAGCCGCTTCTTTCAGGGCTTCCGCCGTGACGCGCATCCGATGGCCGTCATGGTTGGATCGGTCGGCGCACTCTCCGCCTTCTATCATGACTCGACCGATATCTCTGACCCATATCAGCGGCTCGTTGCATCGATCCGCATGATCGCGAAGATGCCGACGCTGGCCGCCATGGCCTACAAATACACGGTCGGCCAGCCCTTCGTGTATCCGACCAATGCGCTCGACTATTCGTCGAACTTCATGAAGATGTGCTTCGCGGTGCCTTGCGAGGAATACAAGGCCAATCCGGTGATGGCGCGGGCGATGGACCGCATCTTCATCCTGCATGCCGATCACGAGCAGAACGCGTCTACCTCGACTGTGCGCCTCGCCGGTTCGTCCGGCGCCAATCCGTTTGCCTGTATTGCTGCCGGCATCGCCTGCCTGTGGGGGCCGGCGCATGGCGGCGCCAACGAAGCGGCGCTGAAGATGCTGGCCGAGATCGGCTCCGTTGACCGCATCCCGGAATATGTGAAGCGGGCGAAGGACAAGAACGATCCGTTCCGCCTGATGGGCTTTGGTCATCGCGTGTACAAGAACTACGATCCACGCGCGAAGATCATGCAGAAGACCTGCCATGAAGTGCTGGCGGAAGTCGGCCATGGCGACGATCCGCTGCTGCAGGTGGCGATTGAGCTCGAGCGTATCGCGCTGAGCGACGAGTATTTCATCGAAAAGAAATTGTATCCGAATATCGACTTCTATTCGGGCATCACCCTGAAGGCGATGGGCTTCCCGACCTCGATGTTCACAGTGTTGTTCGCCGTCGCCCGTACAGTCGGCTGGATCGCACAGTGGAAGGAAATGATCGAAGACCCGCAGCAGAAGATCGGCCGTCCACGTCAGCTTTACACCGGCGCGACACGCCGTGATTACGTGCCGCTCTCGACCCGCAAGGCTTAA
- the gltX gene encoding glutamate--tRNA ligase: MSDPVVTRFAPSPTGFLHIGGARTALFNWLYARGRGGKMLLRIEDTDRERSTEAAISAILDGLTWLGITWDGDAVHQFARAARHREVAEQLLASGNAYRCYATPEELTAMREAARKAGRARMYDGRWRDRDPSEAPAGAKPVIRLKAPSTGETVIEDQVQGRVVWQNEDLDDLVLLRSDGNPTYMLAVVVDDHDMGVTHIIRGDDHLTNAARQKQIYDALGWPVPTMAHIPLIHGPDGSKLSKRHGALGVDAYRALGYLPQALRNYLVRLGWSHGDQEIFSTEEMFKLFDLPQIGRSAARFDFVKLESLNGHYIRQTDDAALLAELEKALPFIAHGSELASKLDDTLRGKLLKAMPGLKERAKTLVELLEHSRFIWADRPLRLEDRAKTILTAEARAVLAALLPAFDAISDWSAETTEAAVRTYADTANVKLGTIAQPLRAALTGRVTSPGIFDVLAVLGKSESLSRMRDQAKTSAPVAP; this comes from the coding sequence ATGTCCGACCCCGTCGTCACCCGCTTTGCGCCTTCCCCGACCGGCTTCCTCCATATCGGCGGAGCGCGCACAGCGCTGTTCAACTGGCTCTATGCCCGCGGGCGCGGCGGCAAGATGCTGCTGCGGATCGAGGACACCGACCGCGAGCGCTCGACCGAGGCTGCAATCAGCGCCATTCTCGACGGGTTAACCTGGCTCGGCATCACCTGGGACGGGGACGCCGTTCATCAATTCGCGCGCGCCGCCCGCCATCGCGAGGTGGCCGAGCAATTGCTGGCTTCCGGCAACGCCTATCGCTGCTATGCGACGCCGGAGGAACTCACCGCGATGCGCGAGGCTGCCCGCAAGGCGGGCCGGGCTCGCATGTATGACGGCCGCTGGCGTGACCGCGATCCGTCCGAGGCGCCGGCGGGCGCCAAACCGGTCATCCGGCTGAAAGCGCCCTCCACCGGCGAGACGGTGATTGAGGATCAGGTTCAAGGTCGCGTGGTCTGGCAGAACGAGGATCTCGACGATCTCGTGCTGCTGCGGTCAGACGGCAATCCCACCTATATGCTCGCCGTTGTGGTCGACGATCATGACATGGGCGTGACGCATATCATTCGTGGCGACGATCATCTGACCAACGCTGCCCGGCAGAAACAGATCTATGATGCGCTCGGCTGGCCGGTGCCAACGATGGCGCATATTCCGCTAATCCACGGTCCGGACGGATCAAAGTTGTCGAAGCGTCATGGTGCGCTCGGCGTCGATGCCTATCGCGCGCTCGGTTATCTGCCGCAAGCGTTGCGCAATTATCTGGTGCGGCTCGGCTGGAGTCATGGCGATCAGGAAATCTTTTCAACCGAGGAAATGTTCAAGCTATTCGACTTGCCGCAGATCGGCCGCTCGGCGGCGCGGTTTGATTTCGTCAAACTCGAAAGCCTGAACGGCCATTATATCCGGCAGACCGATGACGCCGCGCTGCTGGCCGAACTGGAAAAGGCCCTGCCCTTTATTGCCCATGGCAGTGAACTTGCATCAAAACTCGACGACACGCTGCGTGGCAAATTGCTGAAAGCGATGCCGGGCTTGAAGGAGCGTGCAAAGACGCTGGTGGAGTTACTCGAACATTCGCGTTTCATCTGGGCGGACCGGCCGCTGCGGCTTGAGGATCGAGCGAAAACGATCCTGACCGCGGAGGCGCGAGCGGTGCTCGCCGCGCTGCTTCCCGCCTTCGATGCGATCTCAGATTGGTCGGCGGAAACGACCGAGGCGGCCGTCCGGACCTATGCCGACACCGCCAATGTAAAACTCGGCACGATTGCCCAACCGTTGCGTGCGGCGCTGACCGGGCGTGTCACCTCACCCGGCATTTTCGATGTCCTGGCCGTGCTCGGGAAGTCTGAATCCCTCTCTCGCATGCGCGACCAGGCCAAAACGTCCGCTCCAGTTGCGCCGTAA